A single window of Salvia splendens isolate huo1 chromosome 6, SspV2, whole genome shotgun sequence DNA harbors:
- the LOC121806442 gene encoding carotenoid 9,10(9',10')-cleavage dioxygenase-like — MMDYDKRLSHSFTAHPKVDPFTANAWEEGDEVVLITCRLHNLDLDMVNGVVKEKLENFTNELYEKRFNLKNGLASLKKLSESSVDFPRVNESYTGRDWKGKD, encoded by the exons ATGATGGATTACGACAAGAGACTATCACATTCTTTTACTGCTCATCCTAAAGTTGACCCGTTCACAG CAAATGCTTGGGAGGAAGGAGATGAAGTTGTTCTGATCACTTGCCGACTTCATAACCTTGATCTTGACATGGTCAATGGCGTTGTAAAAGAAAAGCTTGAGAATTTCACAAATGAACT GTACGAGAAGAGATTCAACCTCAAAAATGGTTTGGCTTCTCTGAAAAAGTTATCTGAGTCGTCCGTTGATTTTCCCAGGGTTAACGAAAGCTACACTGGAAG AGATTGGAAAGGAAAAGATTGA